From one Bos indicus x Bos taurus breed Angus x Brahman F1 hybrid chromosome 7, Bos_hybrid_MaternalHap_v2.0, whole genome shotgun sequence genomic stretch:
- the LOC113896588 gene encoding uncharacterized protein LOC113896588: MQQAAPSSLLLACSLALAPFLTVSWEIKVNDFDEKDVNKFQSNGYQCPTCFAVMGRKCNADLKWCRADKLQCVEFSGIINTGLKDMAIEVKRCIQANLCKETVTYMSFPIANQSKNCRPATSSGTRIRPLPPIIFILFLEKLLY; the protein is encoded by the exons ATGCAACAAGCAGCTCCCAGCAGCCTCCTCTTGGCCTGTAGCCTGGCCTTGGCACCTTTCCTCACAG tcTCCTGGGAGATTAAAGTAAATGACTTCGATGAGAAGGATGTTAATAAATTCCAGTCCAATGGCTATCAGTGTCCAACATGCTTTGCTGTGATGGGAAGAAAATGTAATGCCGATCTCAAGTGGTGCCGAGCAGACAAACTGCAGTGTGTTGAATTTTCTGGCATCATAAACACAG GTCTTAAAGACATGGCTATTGAAGTGAAAAGATGCATACAAGCAAATCTGTGCAAAGAGACAGTAACTTATATGAGTTTTCCAATTGCTAACCAGAGTAAAAATTGCAGACCAGCCACCAGCAGTGGGACCAGGATCAGACCCCTACCTCCCATCATCTTTATTCTCTTCCTGGAGAAGCTGCTTTACTGA